One segment of Sulfobacillus thermosulfidooxidans DSM 9293 DNA contains the following:
- a CDS encoding response regulator transcription factor: MRVLIVEDHRELARWLQNELNHVGWQSDVAYSVESASTMARHGFYDVILLDIMLPDGDGMTLCRQLRHITKAAMIMVTARDDLHDRVHALDDGADDYVTKPFAIEELLARIRAVLRRTHGDPGPVLEFYDLRLWPEERTVSQNGVLLSLSRREFDLLLVFMQNPNRVLSRDQLLEKAWGYDFYGESNVVDVTVRRLRDHLSPEGHVMITTVRGVGYMLRGSHD; this comes from the coding sequence ATGCGGGTTTTGATCGTTGAAGACCATCGTGAGCTAGCCCGTTGGCTTCAAAACGAATTGAATCATGTTGGCTGGCAAAGTGACGTGGCCTATTCGGTAGAGAGTGCATCGACCATGGCACGTCACGGCTTTTATGACGTCATCCTCTTGGATATCATGCTTCCGGACGGCGATGGAATGACCTTGTGCCGCCAACTTCGTCATATCACGAAAGCCGCCATGATTATGGTCACCGCTCGAGATGATCTTCATGACCGGGTTCATGCATTAGATGATGGTGCGGATGATTATGTCACAAAACCTTTTGCGATTGAGGAACTTTTAGCAAGAATTCGGGCTGTTCTTCGACGAACACACGGGGACCCCGGGCCAGTGTTGGAATTTTACGATTTGCGTTTATGGCCAGAAGAACGTACCGTGTCACAAAATGGGGTGCTTTTGAGTCTAAGCCGACGCGAATTCGACTTGCTCCTCGTGTTTATGCAAAATCCCAACCGTGTACTATCCCGCGATCAATTATTGGAAAAAGCATGGGGCTATGATTTTTATGGCGAATCGAATGTGGTTGATGTCACCGTCAGACGACTTCGCGATCATCTTAGCCCAGAGGGGCATGTTATGA
- a CDS encoding 2'-5' RNA ligase family protein encodes MFAIEVYFNKEPEQSIRDLWISIEEMHPLTSLNAIEGARPHISLAVCDVKTPHNVKQVLLRQRNLAPFPIRFDAVGCFPTTGTLFLSPVMSTPLWLIHEDIAWTLSQSGIELLPYYRPQQWTSHCSLGLNLYGTNMTTAFERIAQIFVSLSGKVTEIGIIEA; translated from the coding sequence GTGTTTGCGATCGAGGTGTATTTTAATAAAGAGCCCGAACAAAGTATTCGGGATTTGTGGATTTCCATTGAGGAAATGCATCCCTTGACCTCTCTCAATGCTATCGAGGGCGCTAGGCCTCATATTTCTCTGGCGGTGTGCGATGTAAAAACGCCACACAACGTAAAGCAGGTTCTCCTTCGCCAACGCAATCTGGCTCCCTTTCCGATTCGGTTTGACGCGGTGGGATGCTTTCCCACGACAGGCACTTTATTTTTATCACCGGTGATGAGTACGCCACTATGGCTGATTCACGAGGACATTGCTTGGACTTTAAGTCAGAGTGGAATCGAGCTGTTACCCTATTATCGTCCTCAGCAGTGGACGTCTCATTGTTCGCTGGGTCTCAACTTATATGGCACGAATATGACGACAGCGTTCGAACGAATCGCCCAAATATTTGTATCGCTATCGGGGAAAGTTACTGAAATAGGCATAATTGAAGCATAA
- a CDS encoding PepSY domain-containing protein — protein sequence MMKQIWVGVIAATGVLSLSLASPPKIVPSVALTSHGSSTFTATSYRMSQLQAEKAAMARVGGGKIIHISNDTYLGQSVYDIHVLFHHIVYDVKIVQMTGQVIEIKRASEQPGIVSSTPLTKSSSSGAVSAASSGISMSQAERLALKAVGGGVVVHISPDHFHNALVFDIHVKNFNQMWDVKINPFTGRVIEKRLATENTVGETHSGSSRSQDQTPQTSKSQDTIESESKSVPSVPSASGTISYGIKLRTVPSAYQSYVTEALHQENGTLKWVKFIHKDNGDIQVNIKIRRHPGGNIKVKDVFNSSGQLIRQTVEH from the coding sequence ATGATGAAACAAATCTGGGTGGGAGTCATAGCCGCAACGGGTGTTCTCTCTCTTTCTTTGGCGAGCCCCCCCAAAATTGTACCGAGCGTAGCCTTGACTTCCCATGGGTCTTCGACGTTCACGGCGACATCCTACCGAATGTCACAGCTTCAAGCTGAAAAAGCCGCGATGGCTCGCGTAGGAGGGGGGAAAATTATCCATATTTCGAATGATACCTATCTTGGGCAAAGTGTGTACGATATTCATGTGCTATTCCACCATATTGTTTATGATGTGAAAATAGTTCAAATGACCGGTCAAGTGATCGAAATAAAGCGGGCGTCAGAACAACCCGGAATCGTTTCGTCCACCCCGCTTACAAAGAGTTCGTCATCAGGGGCGGTTTCCGCAGCATCTTCAGGCATCTCCATGAGTCAAGCCGAACGCTTAGCTCTGAAGGCCGTAGGCGGCGGTGTAGTGGTCCACATTTCTCCCGATCATTTCCATAACGCCCTGGTATTTGATATCCATGTTAAAAACTTCAATCAAATGTGGGATGTCAAGATTAACCCATTCACAGGTAGGGTGATTGAGAAGCGTCTTGCCACAGAAAATACGGTGGGTGAGACACACTCCGGTTCGTCCCGTTCCCAAGATCAGACACCTCAAACGTCCAAGTCTCAAGACACAATTGAATCGGAATCGAAATCGGTTCCCAGCGTGCCATCAGCAAGCGGAACCATTTCTTACGGGATAAAACTGAGGACTGTGCCCTCAGCTTACCAAAGTTATGTCACGGAGGCCTTGCACCAGGAAAACGGCACATTAAAATGGGTTAAATTCATCCACAAGGATAATGGCGACATCCAAGTCAATATCAAGATTCGCCGACATCCAGGCGGAAACATCAAAGTTAAAGATGTGTTCAATTCCTCTGGCCAATTAATTCGACAAACAGTTGAGCATTAA